CGTCCATGTGCATTTTGATCATATAGACTAGGATTTAGCCATGTTTAGGTTACATTTTGCATACATGAGCCTTTATCAGGTGTTGGAGTGCTACATGGAGTTCTTGGGGACATTTGGATACGTTTGGAGCTCAAAGGAGGTGAAATAGGTGATCATTGGACGAGCAGAGGATGAGAGCGAGGTTCCGTAGCGACGTCATGAGGTCGCTCCAAAGCACCTCTCAGAGCGACCTAGCTGGAGCGACCCCGTGAAGTCGCTCGCCATATTCATCCCATTGGAAGCCCAGAGCGACTTGCCCAGAGCGACGCACCGAGGTCGCTCGCATCTCACACCCCTCTCGGAGCGACCTCCCAAAGCGACACCCCGAGGTCGCTCGCGTCTCTATGGCGAGACGACACGAAGCGAAGCNNNNNNNNNNNNNNNNNNNNNNNNNNNNNNNNNNNNNNNNNNNNNNNNNNNNNNNNNNNNNNNNNNNNNNNNNNNNNNNNNNNNNNNNNNNNNNNNNNNNNNNNNNNNNNNNNNNNNNNNNNNNNNNNNNNNNNNNNNNNNNNNNNNNNNNNNNNNNNNNNNNNNNNNNNNNNNNNNNNNNNNNNNNNNNNNNNNNNNNNNNNNNNNNNNNNNNNNNNNNNNNNNNNNNNNNNNNNNNNNNNNNNNNNNNNNNNNNNNNNNNNNNNNNNNNNNNNNNNNNNNNNNNNNNNNNNNNNNNNNNNNNNNNNNNNNNNNNNNNNNNNNNNNNNNNNNNNNNNNNNNNNNNNNNNNNNNNNNNNNNNNNNNNNNNNNNNNNNNNNNNNNNNNNNNNNNNNNNNNNNNNNNNNNNNNNNNNNNNNNNNNNNNNNNNNNNNNNNNNNNNNNNNNNNNNNNNNNNNNNNNNNNNNNNNNNNNNNNNNNNNNNNNNNNNNNNNNNNNNNNNNNNNNNNATAGCTAATAGACTTGTTAGTAATGATTTCTTTCATATTATTCAACCAAAGACATTTGATGTTTGAGATATGTTAGCAAATGAGCATTCATCTAGACATAGAGCTTGCTTAGAATTGTGTCTAGGCTTAAGGTTGATAGTTTGATTGATCATTTGCCATCCTTAGTTCGATACTTGATCACCCAAGGTCTAATCCCTATGCCCATGAGTTCTCTTTTCCCTTAGTCAAGAAAGTATCATTCTGTTATTGCTTTTTAGTTTTAGTCATAGCTTAAAACTCATCTAAATCATTGGTTGCACTTAGATTAAGTGAGTACTTGCATTCTCATTGCTTTGATATCCCTCAGAACTGGTTCGACAATCACTATACTACAACATTTGTCTTAGGAGCTTGAAAACTCTTAACATCAGTTTTTGATTAAACTTTTCATATTAAGAATGGTAGGTTATTCATATTTTAGTATATTGGATTATATCAACTTTCTGAGCACAATTTTTTGGTTACAATTAAACTAAAATAATAACATCTTGTTAGGTTATATTTTGTTTACTTTTATCTTAGGATGAAAAAAATATTTTGTAAGATTATGTATAATTTTATATATGATGCATGTTTTCGATAAACTTAGAAACAAAATCAAGTTTTGATAAATTTTGTTATAAAAATTCTAATCATTCAAACAAGAATATTTTGACAAATAAGAAATATTATTTATTTGGTTTTAAAATAATCATAAGATATAATCATTTTTAAGACAAATAACATATTAAATAATCATTTATGTTGTTTAAAATTATTTACTTATTAATTATTAGATTAAAAGAAATTTTAATCAAAAATATTATTAGATCAAACAATATTTATAGTAAAAATATTACTATATTTTAGAAAAGAATATCTGAATTATTCTCTTTTAAATTTGTTTTGTGAAGTTATGTTTAAATATATTGATAAGTATATATTAAAAATAATAAATATTTACATTAATTTATTATTTTTACTTTGTTTATTTTCCAACAATTATTCTGATCATATTTTATTTTTAAAATAAATTATATTAATTAAGTGGAAACCATTAATTTTTAAGTACAAATAATATATAGATATATATTATAATCTTTTAATACATTAGAAGTATCGTTTGCATTTTACCAAATAAAAATCAATTGCAATTTCTTAGACAAAAATACAATTAACCACATAAAAATAAAATGGTGGTCTAAGTTTAAAGCAAGAGGTGTTCTCTATGCTAAAGCTAAGAGTTAGAAATGGACAAACCTGTTTATTCTGGCGCATAACTTGTTAGTTGACATTGGATGGACGGCTTCCAATTATTCCTCGTTGGCTCTTCTTCAAGAATGGAAATATCGGCCAATGCAACACTATCTGAGTTGTATTTGAAGGAAAGATTGCCCATGCGGCCTGCCAGATCAGAAACACAAGTGTCCTTCTATGCTTTCCTTTCCACTATAATACAGCAATGAACCAGATAGGTATGAACGGGAAGTAATGATAAAACCATTACAAGATTTAAAACATGGATGATATATCATATCTTGCTTACAATATCTTATGTCCCTTGGAAGAAAATTGTGGAACTCCTATGGTATTCCAAAACACATTTTCTTATGTTGGCTCTATGTTGACTCGCTGCCCTACAAGAGATAGACTTCTTAGCTGGGATTCAATACCAACCCCAATTGCCTTATGTGTAATGCATGCTAGAGTCACATATACTTCGATTGTCCATTCTCTTGGGAGATTTGGAGGCTAACATCACACTACAAGAAAACATAGAAATTTCTTACGAAGAAATATTCGTCTGAAATTTCTGAAGAATTTCTGACTATTTTACGAAGAATATGAAATGTTACCATTCATCGGAATTTTGTCGGAAATATCCTAGAAATTTCAGCCGAATATTTTTTCATTGAAAATAATCGACGAATACTGACGATTCCTGAGGAAGATTAAACGATTTAGGTTATAGATTTGGTGTTTATGTTTTCGTCGAAAATTTCAGACGGATTGCAAAATTTTCGTAGGAAATTTGTCATAAATATCCGACGAATTTTCGATGAACATGAGTTTAGATATGAAATATTCAAATAAATTTTAAATTGGAGACCTACAAGATCACCATGACATATATTAAGTGATAGATGTGATGTGGGTTAATAATACCTCAATTATTTAAAGCAATATATATTCTTGTGATAGATGCATCGATGGATACATAAAATTTCTCGTTAACACTTATACATTTAAGCAAATACTTTACAGTGATCCATCTTACAATCTTTAATTTGTGTGTTTTCAAGTGTTTTCAAACATTATGAAGATTATAAACTCCTAAAAATCATCAATATATTACCAATGGCTATTGTAGGTCTATTTTTGCTATGGTTCGAAGTCCCAATACGTAATTCGTCGGAAATTTCAGATGAATTTTTGACGAATATATTTCCAACGAATATGGTATATTCCGACGAATTTCCAACGAAATTGGTATATTCGTCAGAAATTGAAATTTGCCTCGGAAAAAAAACCGCCTAATTTTTCGTGAACCGCCAAAATAAAAAAAAATCCGACGGATTTCCGACAAACTCAATCCGTCAGATTTTTTAATATAAAAATATAAACCCCTTCTTCTTCCATTTCTCCTCTCTCTCTCTAAAACACACAAATTCTCTCAGATTCTGTCTCTCTAATCCGGCGATTCTAAGCTTTAGACTCCTCAAATCCACCTCAAAAATTATATAAGTCATCTCTTTCCTTTTCTCATTTGACTTATGTTACTTTTTGGGAGAAATTGCCAAAAATACCATATTCGCTAGATAGTAACCCGCGGTTTGTGCGGGATAAGATGTCTATATTAATGTTGAAATTATATATTATGATTATGTATAACATAAGATATACTTTAAACGATACTTAGATAGAACTAAATGTATGATTATCATCAGGAGTGAAGCCAGAGATTTTTTATAATGAGTTCACTAATATAAAAATTTAATATATGGTGTTTGCAAGTTTGAGAAGAAACTTTGGAAAATATTTGTTTCTATATTTCGCCTATCACGTTGTAGTAGTTATGGACTTAGGGGTTTAACACATAAAATCGAAAAAAATTGGATCAATAACATATTATAAGCAAACCAATAACTATGTGAAATAAAAAAAAGTATAGCTCCTTTAAATTCCGAAAACATAGTTGTATAATAAAAGAAATTGAAGGTTATTTGACCCTCTAAATTGTAAAGGTTGTTCCAGATGCGACCAGCACGTGAGAATTGTTGGTGGTTCGTTCCTGGAAGTTTCTTCTCATCTTCAAGGTCGTCTAATGCAGAGCTCTCATGGCGGCGAAGGTGGTGACACTCGCATGCTTATATTGCTTGCTCGAGAAGACTAATACACTAAGCCGAGACGATTTACAATGATTCAGTCTCTTCGAAACAGAGATCACCTCATCGAGCAGTAATAAAACTGACTACGACACATTGATCTAGAAATAGATTTTCAACGTCCTCTTTCAGCAATTAGAGGTGGTTCTCAAGAACGTGAGTGCTCTGCTAAATGCATGAAAGCATGTATGGAGAAAAAAAGTTTTTTTTATTAACACTTGGCATCGTACTAAAGTTTCATCGCTTTGTCGTCTCTACGGATCGAACTAATCGAACTTGAAGCTGAAGGTTTATTAGGTAAAAGTGTTCGTCGAGAAAAGTATAGATGGTATGAAGTTCTTTTAAAGGAATGTTAGTGTGAACGCATTAAATACACAGTTTTGGTGAGAAACGTTCTCTGCGTAACACTTAAATGTTTTACTAATAAAAGCTTCTCGTGAAGCCATGTCACCACGTCACATTCCTTGCCAATAAACTTTTAAGGTAAGTTTTAAAAGTACTTCTCCTTTAATATATAGGGGATAATACCATTTTTTATGTTTGGACTAACCACTTTTATCCTCACTTTTAAAGAGAAAAAAAAACCATTTATATATTTTTAAATAAAAAATTAAAAAAAATAAATAAATAAAAAGAGATGTGGTAGGATTTTTGGAAAAATATTATTTTAAGTATTTATATATTTATTATAATCCTAAATTTCACATTCCAAAACTCCGACCCACCCCTTCATTCTAAACCCTGAGTCTAGATTAGTTGTCGTTCAAAAAAACAAGAGTCTAGATTAATTAATCCTAGTGTTATAAATATCTTTTTCCCTCTTTAAAATGGAGGGTAAAAGTGATTAGTATAAACATGAAAAGTGGTATTATGAATGTGGCATTTTGGCAATTTCTCTTTATAAAACATTTTATGGTTTCTAAAATTTATCAAAACATTTTTTGGTTTCTCAAATTTATTAAAACGTCTTCACTTTTTAAAAACCTTTTCAATCTATAAAACGTTTTTGTGTTTTTTTTAGATTTAATTAAAATGTTTTTCAATTTTCAGAAAACGGTTTCAATTACAAAAAGTTTTTAAAATTTATAAAAATGTTTTCTCTTTGTCTTTAAATATTTTCAATTTATAAAACATTTATATTTTTAAATGTTTTTATTATAAACGATTGTAAAAATAATTATATTAAAAAAACGTTTTTCTAATTTTAAATTTTATTTTATTAATATAAAAATAATTAAAAATATTTATTATAAACGATTTTTATATTTTTTTAAAGTAGTTAATTAATTTAAATATTATATTTAAATAAAATTTGTTTTATTAAAAAAAAAAATAATTTACAAAATTTCCGATGGATAATATTTGTCGTAATTTCGTCGGAAATATATTCGTAAAATGTCTGTCGGAATTTCTTCAGAATTTCGTCGGAAATCTGTTCGTCGGAATTTCGTAAGAAATTTGTCAGAAAATTCGACAAATTCTTTTTCCTGACAGATAGAACTAGCGACTTTTTCATCGGAAATGGCTTATTCCGACGGATTTCCGACGAAACTGTCCATAGAAAACGAGCTATTTTCTTGTAATGTCAGCAAGATGCTAGATTATTTTTAATGGACTGGAAATAAAGTAATGCAAAATATAAATCAAGAGAATGAGAATTAACAAACACCATTGGCTTTATTAAAAGTCGGCTAAACAATCTATTATAAGAATTATTTAATCAGTGTGTTACAAAAAAAAAGAATAACTTAATCAGTTGTACACAATATCTGTTAAGATCATAACAATTGGTATTGAAAGATTTCTAATCTACCCAAACTTGTCTCTCCATCGTGTGTACTTCTGCTTTTGCTTCAGCATGACCCAAAAACATTTAAGGAATTATCCTTCCTCTTAATAATCAGTCTCAGTGTCTCATGGAATACAATGATAACAAATGAGCAAATCAATAGCACGATGTTTTGCTGGTTATCATGTTCTGTTGTTGTGTGCAGACTATGGAAGAATACGTCACCCGTAAAAACTCCCCAACAAACGGGTCAGATTTGGTCAGCTATTCTCAAGACCGCGGCTCGCTGGCCTGTCCCGCCAAGACCCGCTCGAAACTAAACCTGCAGCGGGACGGGATGGGAAGACACAATTCCCATCACTAACTACATGCCATTTCTTCTCATTTCCTAATTGTTTTCTAATTCATTCAGTTTTCTCAATTTTAGTTTTTACACTGAAATTCTTGTATGATTATACAAAGTACTATCACATCTTCTTGCGCTTCTAGACAATTCCAACGATCAAGTTATTTATACATATAAAATTTGATAGTTGTGATTAATTACATACCACGCCTCCCCATGCATGATCTTATCACATGAAAGGTGGAAAATTTATTGAATGACACCCTTGCAACTTCTTGTGAATAAATGAAGTTGTTCGTTCATTGACTATACTTATTACTATAAGACAAAAGCTTGCCATATGGATATAATGATTATAGACTTATAGTTATCTCACCAAATTAAGTAGTCTCTCCCTTCCTAGTAATTGTCCAGCATCCAAATTAAGTGATATCAAAGCTTAAATGTAAAAACAGAAAGAACAAGAAGTCAAAAGATACAACCAAAACTTTCATCAATGGCAGATCTTGTTCCCGCCAGTTTCTTGACACAAGCCAACGCCCTGTCTAGGAAAAACTTAGCCTATCAGGTATGATCAAAACATGTGTTGGTTGATAGATACTAACTTTTGTGGTAAATGAGTTGCATAAGCATATGTGCATGTGTGTGTTGTAGAGACGAAACCTGTGGAGCAACGTGCGTCTTATCGTGATCCCCTTGTACCTCTGCGTGCTTCTAGTGAGTATTCAAGCTCTGTTCGATACACAGGTTAACAACTCTCCTGATAATCGATGCGGTTGTCAATGCATTGACGACAAAAACAGAGACGGTATATGCGATAAAAAGGGTTGCGGATTAGAATATTCGTCTCAGAAACAAGCATTGTTTTGCGCCTTCCCAAAGCCTCCACTACTGCCGCCTTTGGTACAGATTCCACGTTCCAAAACTCCCTCAGACTCGTGCAGAAGACTTAACGGATCTTGTCCTGTAGCTATACTTGTTACTGGGAATAACCTTTCCCTTGGAGCAGCTTTATCTAGGAATATGCTAACTACTTCTTTCACTGTGAACTCCTCTGTACTCTGGTTGCGTAATCCAGCTATTAATGTCTTGGTATGTTCTTGTCTTTTTTTTTAAACACTGTATGTTCTTGTCTTGTTTCCGTTATCATTAAGTTTTTTTTTCTCTCTGGACTTATCATGAATATAGGGTACAACATCAGAGCCAGACTTCACCAATTATTTTGATCCAGGGATCCACTCTAATCTTCCCATATTCAACATCCAACCTCAATGCACTCCAAGAACTACATTTTCATTCTCTTTCGGACAATCTCCTCAAAAGTTTCGGAACGGTATGTAGATTAAAACGTCAATGACCAAGTTTGAGTGGATATGCATGTTCAAGTTCAGCAATTATAATTTATATCCATGCAAGATTATAGAAATTCCATGTTCCTAAATTGTGTTCATTAACTTAATGGTTGTGTTGTGTCTTAAGTAGAGGTGAGATGCGTTCAAGGGTTGAGTCTCTGGCGGAATAGCTCCATAGACGTCAGTCATGAGATCTTAAAGGGATATCAGAAAGGAAATCATGAGGAGGTTATCAATGAGGTTGCTGCAGGTAATTATTATTCAACTCTTTATATATCATTTGTCTCTGTGTTTTTTCTCAACATATAGAGGGAACTAAAACCATTAGACCACTTACCTATAGGCCTGAGACTTTTATCCGAGATCCGGATTCGATCCGAGATTCGATCCGGATCCGATCCGAAAATCCGGATATCCGGAGGGACCGAATCCGGAACCGGATAGTAAAATGTTGGATCCGTCAAAGCCGGCTCCGGATCCGGATATCCGGAGGGACCGAATCCGGAACCGGATAGTAAAATGTTGGATCCGTCAAAGCCGGCTCCGGATCCGGATATCCGGAGGGACCGAATCCGGAACCGGATAGTAAAATGTTGGATCCGTCAAAGCCGGCTCCGGATCCGGATATCCGGAGGGACCGAATCCGGAACCGGATAGTAAAATGTTGGATCCGTCAAAGCCGGCTCCGGATCCGGATATCCGCCGGATATTACAATTTTTAGGAGGATATCCGACACCCGGATATGCGAGAACCCCGGATCCGGATAAGGATAGTAAAATTATGGATCCGCCGGATCCAGATCCGGATCCGGATACCTTAAAATTGCCCGGATACCCGATCCGTCTCAGGCCTACTTACCTACACTTGGTTTGTCCCTGTATTTACATATGCAATTTCTGACTCTTTCTCTATATTTTTATCTGTTTCTTTCATTAGCATATGATCTATTGGACACGGATAGAAAAAAGTTCAATGTGACCATCTGGTATAACTCCACATCCAAGACTAAGTTACTAGAAAGGCGTGTAAAGCTTGTCCGAGTTCCTCGCTCAGTCAACTTAGTAAGAAACCTATGTATTTTATGCAAGACATCCTCAAGCTTTTGTTAATACTTATGAAAAGTCTCTTGACCAAACTCAATTCTTGCAGATTTCAAATGCTTATCTTCAGTATTTGAAAGGGCGAGGGACAGAGATATTATTCGAGTTTGTCAAAGAAATGCCTAAAGTAGAAACTTGGCTTCGTGTGGACGTTGCTTCTTCCATTGGTCCCATTTTCTTCACATGGGTTATTCTTCTTCTGTTCCCTGTAAGTTAGTGGACAGCTTTAGGATCTTACAAAGCCTATCATGAGATTTCAATAGTTACATACATGCATTTAAATTTGCAGGTGGTATTGAACACATTGGTCTATGAGAAGCAGCAGCGTCTAAGAATCATAATGAAGATGCATGGGCTAGGAGATGGTCCCTATTGGATGATTTCCTACGCCTATTTTCTCTCCATATCGACATTATACGTTATATGTTTGATGATATTTGGGTCAGTGATAGGTACTGAATCATTTCCATTATTATAGAACAAGTTTTCTTCTATTGGATTATTATAGCAGCTATGGTTACCTGTAGGACTGAAGTTCTTCCAGGTTAATAACTACAGCATCCAGTTCCTTTTCTATTTCATCTACATTAATCTTCAAATATCCATTGCCTTTCTAGTATCCTCAGCATTTTCAAAAGTTAAGACATCATCAGGTACTAATAAAAGTCCCACTTTATAAAACATCTACTCATTAAACATGTTGGTGTTGTTAAAGTAACGGAAGCACTTTCTGTTTTATGCACAAATTGTAGTTGTTGCTTACATATACGTCTTTGGATCTGGGCTATTGGGCGCGTTTCTCTTCCAGTTTCTTATGGAAGATCCATCATTTCCCAGTAAGCTTTATCAATAACAACTTGAAGAACACATATATATTCTCACAAAACTGAGCCCAATGCTAATGTATAATCTTTCTACTTTTTTTTTTGTCCAGGACGCTGGGTTTTTTTCATGGAGGTGTATCCGGGCTTCTCTTTATACCGTGGGTTGTATGAGTTCTCCGAGTATGCCCTTAACAGGAAGGATGGGATGAAGTGGGATGATTTCAGTAATAGTGGAATGGATGAAGTTTTCTACATCATTATCATTGAGTGGTTCGTGTCACTCATTGCAGCATACTATATTGATAAGATATCTTCATCCGGAAAAGACCCCTTGTTCTTCTTGAAAAACCCTTTCAAGTTTTTGCCAAGGCCTAGCCTTCAGAAACAAGGCTCCGTAGTTTCTGTAGAAATGGAGAAACTAGATGTAGCTCAGGAGGTATGTCAACAAAGGATGGATATTATATTACATGTTTTTTTGAAATATTTCTAGCTGTTTTGATGAAAATTATATTCTGTTTTCTAATCAGAGAGAAAAAGTTGATCAGTTGATGATGCTTGAGCCGACCACAAGATATGCTATTGTATGTGACAACTTGAAGAAGATGTATCCAGGGAGGGATGGGAACCAGCCTAAAATAGCAGTTCATGGGCTATCTCTCGCGGTACCTTCAGGAGAATGTTTTGGCATGTTAGGACCCAATGGTGCTGGCAAGACCTCCTTCATCAATATGGTCAGTACACAGAATGGACAAGAAAATCTTTTTTTTTACTTAGCTTCTGACTAAAAAACCTCTTGTTTAGATGACAGGGCTTGTGAAACCATCATCCGGGACAGCTTTTGTTCGAGGTTTGGACATATGCAAGGATATGGGCAGAGCATACACCAGCATGGGTGTATGCCCACAACACGAGTAATTGTATTTTTAAAAAATCTAGAAGACATTATATTGTTCTTTATCATTCATTCTCTTATTGTCTGTTTGTTCATACCAGCTTGCTCTGGGAGACTCTGACAGGAAGGGAACATCTGCTCTTTTATGGAAGACTTAAGAACCTCAAAGGCTCTGATCTCAACCAAGTATGTTACCAGTATTTAACGTCTTTAGCTTTTGTAGCAGACTCCTAATCTATCAAAACATGAATCCATGCATATTAGGCTGTAGAAGAGTCTCTTAAAAGTGTGAACCTATCACGCGGTGGAGTTGGTGATAAACCTGCTGGAAAATACAGCGGAGGTATGAAAAGAAGACTAAGTGTAGCCATTTCACTTATTGGGGGTCCTAAGGTACACGTCATTGTCTCTTGTACACATCTCCTGATAAACTTATAACAAGACCTTGCATGTGATTAAGAGAGAACACATCCATTTTTCATTTAATGTTTTTTTTTTCTCAAAAGGTGGTTTATATGGATGAGCCAAGCACAGGGCTTGATCCAGCTTCAAGAATGAACCTATGGACTGTCATCAAACGCGCAAAAACAAACACTGCGATAATCCTCACGACTCATTCTATGGAAGAAGCAGAGTTTCTTTGTGATCGTTTGGGGATTTTTGTAGATGGAAGGTTACAATGTATTGGAAACCCAAAAGAGCTAAAGGGAAGATACGGTGGATCTTATGTGTTTACCATGACAACATCATCAGAACATGAGAAAGATGTGGAGATGTTAGTTAAAGATGTTTCTCCGAACGCCAAGAAGATATATCATATCGGTGGGACACAGAAATTCGAGATCCCAAGGGGAGAAGTTCGGATCTCAGAAGTGTTTCAGGCGGTAGAGAAGGCAAAGAGCAGTTTCAAAGTGTTTGCTTGGGGACTTGCGGACACAACTCTTGAAGATGTCTTCATTAAGGTTGCTAGAAGTGCTCAGGCCTTTAATGTCTTGTCTTGAGTCCTCTTAATACTAGCATACTTGTCAGTTCAAAGTCAATATTTAGTATTTCTTGTTTGATAAAGTTGTAGAGGTTTGATTTATGTGCATTATTTAAAATAGTCTGCAAGCTAGTATGTGAATTTATTTGAGGTTCCATGGAAAGTACTTGGGAAGCAGAAACGTCTCAGAAAAGCAAACGAACCAATACACAAGAACGCAA
The DNA window shown above is from Brassica oleracea var. oleracea cultivar TO1000 chromosome C3, BOL, whole genome shotgun sequence and carries:
- the LOC106331335 gene encoding ABC transporter A family member 4-like is translated as MADLVPASFLTQANALSRKNLAYQRRNLWSNVRLIVIPLYLCVLLVSIQALFDTQVNNSPDNRCGCQCIDDKNRDGICDKKGCGLEYSSQKQALFCAFPKPPLLPPLVQIPRSKTPSDSCRRLNGSCPVAILVTGNNLSLGAALSRNMLTTSFTVNSSVLWLRNPAINVLGTTSEPDFTNYFDPGIHSNLPIFNIQPQCTPRTTFSFSFGQSPQKFRNEVRCVQGLSLWRNSSIDVSHEILKGYQKGNHEEVINEVAAAYDLLDTDRKKFNVTIWYNSTSKTKLLERRVKLVRVPRSVNLISNAYLQYLKGRGTEILFEFVKEMPKVETWLRVDVASSIGPIFFTWVILLLFPVVLNTLVYEKQQRLRIIMKMHGLGDGPYWMISYAYFLSISTLYVICLMIFGSVIGLKFFQVNNYSIQFLFYFIYINLQISIAFLVSSAFSKVKTSSVVAYIYVFGSGLLGAFLFQFLMEDPSFPRRWVFFMEVYPGFSLYRGLYEFSEYALNRKDGMKWDDFSNSGMDEVFYIIIIEWFVSLIAAYYIDKISSSGKDPLFFLKNPFKFLPRPSLQKQGSVVSVEMEKLDVAQEREKVDQLMMLEPTTRYAIVCDNLKKMYPGRDGNQPKIAVHGLSLAVPSGECFGMLGPNGAGKTSFINMMTGLVKPSSGTAFVRGLDICKDMGRAYTSMGVCPQHDLLWETLTGREHLLFYGRLKNLKGSDLNQAVEESLKSVNLSRGGVGDKPAGKYSGGMKRRLSVAISLIGGPKVVYMDEPSTGLDPASRMNLWTVIKRAKTNTAIILTTHSMEEAEFLCDRLGIFVDGRLQCIGNPKELKGRYGGSYVFTMTTSSEHEKDVEMLVKDVSPNAKKIYHIGGTQKFEIPRGEVRISEVFQAVEKAKSSFKVFAWGLADTTLEDVFIKVARSAQAFNVLS